A part of Prosthecobacter sp. SYSU 5D2 genomic DNA contains:
- a CDS encoding DUF1592 domain-containing protein: MTFPPSRFFFLSFLLGTSGVVAAVPAPVTAFLDRHCMDCHDADMKKAGLDLTALKFDLTDPDAFHKWERVFQRVESGEMPPPKKEQPSKAEAVAFLKDLGQPMIVADQKDIEENGRVRSRRLTRTEYENTVHDLLGIDLPLKDFLPDERGAHGFETVAEAQQLSHHQLARYLDVADLALTEAFGRALEGDQVFKKYFAPKELVKNDRGNYRGPEHRKEESISWPIGLQFTGRMPATAVPDDGWYRVTFKGVRAINPDASGLVWGTLRSGRCVSSNPMLYMAGLVEAAVKPRDIVFETWMYKDHMLELRPNDFNLRRPPTGAKGGNISYAGRDLEKDGFSGIAHRGIHMERIYPMGDRATVRRNLFGTGEFKKLEDDAPATLDRLIAQFARRAFRRNVTTEQLAPYRSIGRQMLTEEASLPEALHASYRAILCSPRFLTFIEAPGPLDDFSIASRLSYALWISMPDSELMKLATAGELKKPEVIAQQVDRLLDHRKSRRFIRSFTDQWLKLKEIDFTSPDTRQFPTFDPVVQESMVQETRAYFTEMLTKNLGISHLVDSDFVMLNGRLAKHYGSKQPLQPGKGFQKVSLSKSDLAGRGGLVTQGAILKVTADGTHTSPVVRGVFINERILGQHIPPPPPGIPAIEPDIRGATSIRDQLEKHRDSASCASCHMTIDPPGFALENYDPVGLFRKGYGKSGKGAKVDPSGITPDGDPFADLISWKQIYTRRSDQLTEGFARQFLTYSTGAPVRFSEAPLMDEIVAESGKSGHGLRSIIKAALTSPVFLRK, from the coding sequence ATGACGTTCCCCCCCTCACGTTTTTTCTTTCTCTCCTTCCTGCTAGGCACTTCCGGCGTGGTCGCCGCCGTTCCTGCGCCTGTCACCGCCTTCCTGGACCGCCATTGCATGGACTGTCATGATGCGGACATGAAGAAGGCAGGACTGGACCTCACGGCGCTGAAGTTTGACCTCACGGACCCGGACGCTTTTCACAAGTGGGAGCGCGTTTTTCAGCGGGTGGAGTCTGGCGAGATGCCGCCGCCTAAAAAGGAACAGCCATCCAAAGCGGAGGCGGTTGCCTTTCTAAAAGACCTCGGCCAGCCGATGATCGTCGCGGATCAGAAGGACATCGAGGAGAATGGCCGCGTTCGCAGCCGGCGGCTCACGCGCACGGAGTATGAAAACACGGTGCATGATCTGCTGGGCATTGACCTGCCGCTGAAGGACTTCCTGCCGGATGAGCGCGGAGCCCATGGTTTTGAGACGGTGGCGGAGGCCCAGCAGCTTTCCCATCACCAGCTCGCCCGTTACCTGGATGTCGCCGACCTCGCCCTCACGGAGGCCTTTGGCCGCGCCCTGGAAGGCGACCAGGTTTTCAAAAAATACTTTGCCCCCAAGGAACTGGTCAAAAATGACCGGGGCAACTATCGCGGCCCAGAGCATCGCAAAGAGGAAAGCATCTCCTGGCCCATTGGCCTGCAGTTTACCGGTCGCATGCCCGCAACGGCTGTGCCTGACGATGGGTGGTATCGCGTCACCTTCAAAGGGGTGCGTGCCATCAATCCGGATGCCAGCGGCCTCGTCTGGGGCACCTTGCGCTCTGGCCGCTGCGTCTCTTCCAACCCCATGCTGTACATGGCGGGGCTGGTCGAAGCCGCCGTCAAACCGCGCGACATCGTTTTTGAAACCTGGATGTACAAGGACCACATGCTGGAGCTGCGGCCCAATGACTTCAATCTTCGCCGTCCGCCCACCGGGGCCAAAGGCGGCAACATCTCCTATGCAGGCCGCGATCTGGAAAAGGACGGTTTCTCCGGCATCGCCCATCGTGGCATTCACATGGAGCGCATCTATCCCATGGGCGACCGCGCCACCGTTCGCCGAAATCTCTTTGGTACTGGCGAGTTCAAAAAACTTGAGGATGATGCCCCGGCCACCTTGGACCGTCTTATCGCCCAGTTCGCCCGGCGGGCCTTCCGCCGCAACGTGACCACGGAGCAACTGGCCCCTTATCGCAGCATTGGCCGCCAGATGCTGACCGAAGAAGCCTCCCTTCCTGAGGCCCTTCATGCCAGCTACCGCGCCATCCTTTGCTCGCCGCGTTTCCTCACGTTCATTGAGGCCCCTGGGCCGCTGGATGATTTTTCCATCGCCTCCCGCCTGAGCTATGCGCTGTGGATTTCCATGCCGGACAGCGAGCTGATGAAACTCGCCACCGCAGGCGAGCTGAAAAAGCCCGAAGTCATCGCCCAGCAGGTTGATCGTTTGTTAGACCACCGCAAATCCCGCCGCTTCATCCGCAGCTTCACGGACCAGTGGCTGAAGCTGAAGGAGATTGATTTCACCTCCCCGGACACCCGCCAGTTTCCGACCTTTGATCCCGTCGTCCAGGAATCCATGGTGCAGGAAACCCGTGCTTACTTCACCGAGATGCTGACCAAAAATCTCGGCATCTCGCACCTCGTGGATTCAGACTTTGTCATGCTCAATGGCCGCCTGGCCAAGCACTACGGCAGCAAGCAGCCGCTCCAGCCTGGAAAAGGTTTTCAGAAAGTCTCCTTGTCCAAATCCGACCTCGCCGGACGCGGCGGCCTCGTCACCCAGGGTGCCATTTTGAAAGTCACCGCCGACGGCACCCACACCTCCCCCGTCGTGCGTGGCGTGTTCATCAATGAGCGCATCCTTGGCCAGCACATCCCGCCGCCGCCACCGGGCATTCCCGCCATCGAGCCGGACATCCGCGGCGCCACCAGCATCCGCGACCAGTTGGAAAAACACCGCGACTCCGCCTCCTGCGCTTCCTGCCACATGACCATTGATCCTCCCGGCTTTGCGCTGGAGAACTACGACCCGGTCGGTCTCTTCCGCAAAGGCTACGGAAAGAGCGGCAAAGGTGCCAAGGTGGACCCCTCCGGCATCACTCCGGATGGCGACCCTTTCGCCGACCTCATCAGCTGGAAGCAGATCTATACCCGCCGCAGCGACCAGCTCACCGAAGGTTTCGCCCGTCAGTTCCTCACCTATTCCACCGGCGCTCCCGTCCGCTTTAGCGAGGCCCCGCTGATGGACGAAATCGTCGCCGAATCTGGAAAATCAGGCCACGGCCTCCGTTCTATTATCAAGGCCGCGCTCACCAGCCCCGTCTTCCTGCGCAAGTAA
- a CDS encoding Ig-like domain-containing protein yields the protein MLSSPPSARAQGTLEDLVIVDVSQTGADVEVKLPSLFIGKVKLIFTDENGTTDEVVRLNVNALDLVDLTLPVRLNNLLPDTAYTVRAVATSLLGGVLQSADEVLETLPLGGTPLLDLATVDIGSSGAKVNVELPELFTGTVTVNYEDENGNQGSEVVVGVAGVTDLGVDLEGLIPGTVYTVQAVVDNLLGDVTETITIILETLPALPATEAPVAVTGAATDITTTSATLNGTVNPNESLTLYYFEYGRTAAYGSSTLPVPLLVGDAPIAVSGTASGLMPNTLYHFRLVAANNVAISRGSDATFTTTAVPPDTPNTAPVANNDFIYPQGNATTAAVLDNDTDAEGDPLTISEFSQGQSGTVTEGPDNTLVYTPGRNYRGTDSFTYTITDGEFSDTATVFVEDFASATLGTYNGLVDNITPTNGNTGMLTMKVNKRLSFTGTLQLSGLKYRFKGRFDGEGNAVVNVKRARLTPVSIELEINPFRGAVEGAVMVDGFRSTVVAKRNPYNIRSNQTPHFGKYNVVLNPVNGPGVPQGNGYLTFNISKVGKVRVVGKLSDNQSFTASAFLAADGTFPLYNGIYRATLNERGSLGGLVTLEDPTDPVDGNLAANSTLRWYKPAQTKGLYAAGFTADVDLTGSRYGRPTKGNRVFEVENPNGQVIVRITNGNLAAPITATFTWDTNNKLVATGPNPANVQVKIAPANGKMSGSFIDPGTGRKKPFRGVITQRHEFGSALFVGTTDTGTVIFSESGFEP from the coding sequence TTGCTATCTTCGCCCCCTTCCGCCCGTGCACAAGGTACGCTGGAGGATCTTGTGATTGTAGATGTCAGCCAGACGGGCGCTGATGTGGAGGTGAAGCTGCCGTCGCTGTTTATAGGAAAGGTCAAGTTGATCTTCACGGACGAGAATGGCACGACGGACGAGGTCGTCAGGCTGAATGTGAATGCCCTGGATCTGGTGGATCTGACGCTGCCTGTCAGGCTCAACAATCTGCTACCTGACACTGCCTACACGGTCAGAGCGGTGGCGACGAGCCTGCTGGGCGGAGTCCTGCAGAGTGCAGACGAGGTACTTGAAACGCTGCCGCTGGGCGGCACGCCGCTGCTGGATCTGGCCACTGTGGATATCGGCAGCAGCGGGGCGAAAGTGAACGTCGAACTGCCGGAACTGTTTACCGGCACGGTGACGGTCAACTATGAGGACGAAAACGGCAACCAGGGTTCCGAAGTGGTCGTCGGCGTGGCGGGTGTGACGGATTTGGGCGTTGACCTGGAGGGTTTGATTCCTGGTACCGTCTATACGGTGCAGGCCGTGGTGGACAACCTGCTGGGCGACGTCACGGAGACGATCACCATCATCCTGGAGACCTTGCCAGCACTTCCGGCTACGGAGGCACCTGTGGCCGTGACGGGTGCCGCCACGGACATCACCACCACCAGTGCCACGCTGAACGGGACGGTGAATCCCAACGAGTCGCTGACGCTGTATTACTTTGAGTATGGGAGAACGGCGGCCTATGGCAGCAGCACCCTGCCCGTCCCTCTGCTTGTGGGTGATGCGCCTATCGCGGTCTCCGGCACGGCCAGCGGCCTGATGCCAAACACGCTTTACCACTTCCGCCTGGTGGCAGCCAACAATGTGGCCATCAGCCGGGGCAGCGATGCTACTTTTACTACGACGGCGGTGCCGCCCGATACGCCTAACACAGCTCCTGTGGCCAATAATGATTTCATTTATCCGCAGGGCAACGCGACGACAGCGGCGGTGCTGGACAATGATACAGATGCGGAAGGCGATCCCCTGACCATCTCTGAATTCAGCCAGGGCCAGAGCGGTACTGTCACTGAAGGCCCTGACAATACGCTGGTGTACACCCCAGGGCGCAATTACCGGGGCACGGATTCATTTACCTATACGATCACGGATGGAGAATTCAGCGATACGGCCACGGTGTTTGTGGAGGACTTTGCCTCCGCCACACTGGGCACATACAATGGCCTGGTGGACAACATTACCCCCACCAACGGCAACACGGGGATGCTGACGATGAAGGTGAACAAGCGCCTTTCCTTCACCGGGACGCTCCAGTTGAGCGGGCTGAAATACCGCTTCAAAGGCCGGTTTGACGGTGAGGGCAATGCGGTGGTTAATGTCAAACGTGCGCGGCTCACCCCGGTGAGCATCGAACTGGAGATCAATCCGTTCCGTGGTGCGGTGGAGGGAGCGGTGATGGTGGACGGTTTCCGCTCCACCGTGGTGGCGAAACGCAACCCGTATAACATCAGGTCCAACCAGACGCCGCATTTTGGCAAATACAATGTGGTGCTGAATCCTGTGAACGGCCCCGGTGTGCCGCAGGGCAACGGCTACCTGACCTTCAACATCAGCAAGGTGGGCAAGGTGCGTGTGGTCGGCAAGCTGAGTGACAACCAGTCCTTCACGGCTTCCGCCTTCCTGGCCGCAGACGGCACCTTCCCGCTCTACAATGGAATCTATCGCGCCACACTGAATGAGCGCGGCAGCCTCGGCGGCCTGGTGACCCTGGAGGATCCCACCGACCCGGTGGACGGAAATCTGGCGGCAAACAGCACGCTGAGGTGGTATAAACCTGCGCAGACCAAGGGCCTGTATGCTGCAGGCTTCACCGCTGACGTGGATCTGACCGGGTCGCGCTATGGAAGACCCACGAAAGGAAACCGCGTCTTCGAAGTGGAAAACCCCAACGGCCAGGTCATCGTCCGCATTACGAACGGGAACCTGGCGGCACCGATCACGGCCACCTTCACCTGGGACACAAACAACAAGCTGGTGGCCACAGGTCCGAACCCGGCGAACGTGCAGGTGAAGATCGCCCCGGCGAATGGCAAGATGTCCGGTAGTTTTATTGATCCGGGCACGGGCCGCAAGAAACCCTTCCGAGGGGTGATCACCCAGCGGCATGAGTTTGGCAGCGCACTGTTTGTGGGGACAACGGATACTGGCACGGTCATCTTCTCCGAGAGCGGTTTTGAGCCCTGA